A section of the Bacilli bacterium genome encodes:
- a CDS encoding sugar ABC transporter substrate-binding protein — MKKLSRMFSLIMTLVLVLAIVAGCGANGGNDATGQNGQDNDAGNSLPLAGKKIALVMQQNLGTFSAQYIDGVRSEVEAFGGEVTVMASDGDLGKMASNLDAAVNQHVDGILLDHGTAEALQAGAQKAVDKGIPVIAFDSTLQLAGVTTLEQADQKMAEMTLERLAKDINGQGNIVKIWVAGFAPMERRQIAYEAFLKKYPDIKEIASFGAATANTALDTQAQMEAILKQYPKGQISAVWAAWDEFAKGAARAIQQAGRTEIKLYGIDMSDEDLQMIQDDSNPWIASAAVDPKDIGRVQVRFLYQRFHGDQVPDTIVLEPVFVQREDLPDKQINTSELAQYVKGWGSSNQGYADWMDEYLKK, encoded by the coding sequence ATGAAAAAATTATCACGCATGTTCAGCTTAATCATGACACTTGTGCTCGTGTTGGCAATCGTTGCGGGCTGCGGCGCAAACGGCGGCAACGACGCAACCGGCCAAAACGGCCAGGACAACGATGCGGGCAACAGTTTACCGCTTGCCGGTAAAAAAATTGCGCTTGTCATGCAGCAAAATCTTGGAACATTTTCAGCTCAATACATAGATGGTGTGCGATCGGAAGTTGAAGCTTTCGGCGGAGAAGTAACCGTCATGGCTTCGGACGGCGATTTGGGCAAAATGGCGTCGAACCTCGATGCCGCGGTGAACCAGCATGTCGACGGCATCCTGCTGGACCATGGAACCGCGGAAGCGTTGCAGGCAGGCGCGCAAAAAGCGGTTGACAAAGGCATTCCGGTTATTGCCTTCGATTCGACTTTGCAATTGGCCGGGGTTACGACGTTGGAGCAAGCCGACCAGAAGATGGCGGAAATGACGCTTGAGCGATTGGCGAAAGATATCAACGGCCAAGGAAACATCGTGAAAATATGGGTGGCGGGTTTTGCCCCGATGGAACGCCGGCAAATCGCGTATGAAGCATTCTTGAAAAAATACCCGGACATCAAGGAAATCGCCAGTTTCGGCGCAGCGACCGCCAATACCGCGCTTGATACGCAAGCGCAAATGGAAGCCATTTTGAAACAATATCCGAAAGGCCAGATTTCCGCTGTTTGGGCGGCTTGGGATGAGTTTGCCAAAGGCGCGGCCAGAGCGATTCAGCAAGCCGGCAGAACGGAAATCAAGCTGTACGGCATCGACATGAGCGATGAAGACCTGCAAATGATTCAGGATGATTCCAATCCGTGGATTGCCTCCGCGGCCGTAGACCCGAAAGACATCGGGCGCGTTCAGGTGCGTTTCCTGTATCAACGATTCCACGGCGACCAAGTGCCGGACACGATTGTGCTTGAGCCTGTATTTGTGCAACGGGAAGATTTGCCGGACAAGCAAATCAATACGTCCGAACTGGCCCAATATGTGAAAGGCTGGGGAAGCAGCAACCAGGGATATGCGGATTGGATGGACGAATATTTAAAGAAATAA
- a CDS encoding CoA-transferase: MAKLTPADMMAVCLARLLQDKQTVFHGLSSPLPMVAILLAKELHAPNLVYLNISGSVNPRPAKLPKSTVGHELLKGTRSHFPLTDIFDLCARGKLDVAFLSGAQIDRFGQVNNSVIGPYNRPKVRLPGGAGSAVIIPTAKSSILWRTKHDRRTFVEKCDFVTSTGNVRYVVTPLAVFKKTQGRLVLDSIHPYSSLDEVKANTGFALEYDEVRMTPEPDDAEWLALGKVDPARVRDIEF; the protein is encoded by the coding sequence TTGGCTAAATTGACGCCAGCCGATATGATGGCGGTTTGTTTGGCGAGATTGCTGCAGGATAAGCAAACCGTGTTTCACGGATTATCGTCGCCGCTGCCGATGGTCGCCATTTTGCTCGCCAAGGAGCTCCATGCGCCAAATCTCGTGTATTTGAATATTTCCGGGAGCGTGAATCCGCGCCCGGCCAAGCTGCCAAAGTCGACGGTCGGACATGAACTGCTGAAAGGAACGCGGTCCCATTTTCCTTTGACGGACATATTTGATTTGTGCGCCCGTGGAAAACTGGACGTCGCTTTTTTGAGCGGCGCGCAAATCGACCGGTTTGGACAAGTCAACAACAGCGTCATCGGCCCATATAACCGGCCGAAAGTAAGGCTGCCCGGAGGCGCCGGCAGCGCGGTCATTATTCCGACCGCCAAAAGCTCCATTTTGTGGCGGACGAAACATGATCGACGCACATTTGTCGAAAAGTGCGATTTTGTCACGTCAACCGGCAATGTTCGTTATGTTGTAACGCCGCTTGCGGTATTCAAGAAAACGCAAGGCCGCTTGGTGCTCGATAGCATTCATCCCTATTCCTCTTTGGATGAAGTTAAGGCAAACACCGGTTTTGCCCTGGAATACGACGAAGTTCGCATGACGCCGGAGCCTGACGATGCGGAATGGCTGGCTCTCGGGAAGGTAGACCCGGCACGCGTACGCGATATAGAGTTTTAA